Genomic segment of Thermococcus sp.:
AACCGAGACGTGGTTGTCGAAGATGAAGCCGGTCTTCAGGTCGGTATAAGAAGTAACGAAACCCATAACTAGGCCCGCCAGAAGAGGTACGACTTCCATGCTTCCACCTCACAGATTTTCAAGAAGCTGAGCTCTCGTTTGGTTGATGTACTTGTTTATTGAGTTATTAATGGTCTGCATCGACTGGAAGATTGTCCTCGCTGCTATCAGTACTAGAACTAAGACTGCGGCGAGCATGAAAAGGTATTCAATAGCTGTTTGAGCCCTTCGCATGGTTCCTCCCAATAGAGTTACGGCCCAAAGGCTTTAAAAGTTTCCCCGAACTTTTTCCGGGAGTGAAGATGAAGGTTTACAGGCTCTTTGTGAGAGATGAATACCTGGACTTCATAAAGTCTGGCCAGAAGAGGATTGAGGTGAGGGTTGCCTATCCCCAGCTTAGAAAAATTCAGCCCGGGGACAAGATTATCTTCAACGACTCGATTCCTGCAGTTGTGACCCAGGTCAAGCGCTACGAGACGTTTCGTCAGGTTCTGAGGGAAGAACCGATAAAGAAAATCTTTCCGGATGAACCGAGCTTTGAGAGAGCAGTAAAGAGGTTCCACAACCTCTACCCAAAGTGGAAGGAGAACCGCTACGGTGTTATAGCCATCAAGTTCAAGCTTATCGGTGAGGGGAGATGAAGCACCTTGAGTTCGACGGTCGCTACGCCGATGCCATACTTAAGGGTAGGAAGAGGGCAACCGTCAGGCTCGGAAGGCGACCAAACCTCAGGGAAGGGGATGAAGTTCTAATCCACGCCGGTGGATACGCCATAGGTAAGGCCGTAATTGAGAGGGTTGAGAGCAAGACTGTCAAAGAGCTTACCGATGAGGACGCTTTTCTCGACGGGTTTTCGAGCAGGGAGGAGCTAATCAACGCTTTAAAGGAACACTACAAATGGGTGAACGACGACTCGAGGGCACACGTTATCGTTTTCCGCCTCGTGGAGAAGTTTGATAAACCCGTGATGAGCTCCGACTACGCCTACGAGGGGAACCTTCCGGTGGAGATAGCCGAGAAGGCCCTCAAATACCTCGACCTCCCAGAGGAAGATAGAAGGCTCATAGAACTGTTCCTCAAGACGGGAAGCCTGAGAAAAGCCGCTTATAGACTCGGTGGATTGAACAAGCGCTACCTTATAAGGGAAGCACTCAGGAGAGCATATGAAGAGCTCAAAAAGAGGGGAATCATGAAACCAAAGCTTTAACGCTTTCGAGGAACGCTACCGTCTCCTCGCCATCGACTTCCCTCTTAACTGCCGAGAGCTTAACGGGCATGAGCTTGAAGGTGTTTCCGTTGATTAGCCTCCTCAGGGTTTTCTCAAACTCCTCGAGTTCATCCTCACTTGCAAAGTCGACCTTGGCTATGAAGTCGTACTCACCGTAGAGCCAGTGCCCCTTAACTGGAATTTTTTCAAGGACTTCGTCCCTAACTCCCCATACGAGGAGTATTGCCTCGATTTCTCCCACCTCCTGGCAGGAAAAAGCGTTTTTCCTCGATAAAAGTCTTTCTCAATTTTTTCCGTCAAACCTTCAAATCCCCGAAAGATTTTAGGCCTCGGTTCGTCTCTATGGCGGGAAGTGTTTTAATGTCTCCTCCGAATCCAGAGCGGTGGTAGCTATGAAGGCCGTGTTCTTCGATTTTGTGGGGACCCTGATAACAAAAGAAGGAGAAAACGTAACGCACCTCAACCTAATCCGCGAGATTCTCAGAAGGGCCGGAGCAGAGCTCAACGCCGAGGAGGTCTGGAATGCCTATGAAGAGGAGAGCTCAAGACTCTTCAGTGAGCTGGCCGGAAAGGAGGCGAAAAAAATCCGGGAGGTTGACACCGAGGCTTTAAGGCGTGTCGCCGAGCGCTACGGTTTCACCGTTCCTGATGACTTCTGGGAGATAAGCCTTGAGA
This window contains:
- a CDS encoding class III signal peptide-containing protein — protein: MRRAQTAIEYLFMLAAVLVLVLIAARTIFQSMQTINNSINKYINQTRAQLLENL
- a CDS encoding ASCH domain-containing protein; this translates as MKVYRLFVRDEYLDFIKSGQKRIEVRVAYPQLRKIQPGDKIIFNDSIPAVVTQVKRYETFRQVLREEPIKKIFPDEPSFERAVKRFHNLYPKWKENRYGVIAIKFKLIGEGR
- a CDS encoding ASCH domain-containing protein, which encodes MKHLEFDGRYADAILKGRKRATVRLGRRPNLREGDEVLIHAGGYAIGKAVIERVESKTVKELTDEDAFLDGFSSREELINALKEHYKWVNDDSRAHVIVFRLVEKFDKPVMSSDYAYEGNLPVEIAEKALKYLDLPEEDRRLIELFLKTGSLRKAAYRLGGLNKRYLIREALRRAYEELKKRGIMKPKL